The Corylus avellana chromosome ca11, CavTom2PMs-1.0 genome contains the following window.
aaattggaataaatgaCATCAAAATTCCACATGAGACGCACGTAAGATGATTTCCAtctaattagacgaaaattagtaacggaaagtctgaattgaaaatttttgaaacattaggggagtacattatcaatttttaaacattggggttcgaattgaaaattttctgaaaCTTCAAgagagtaaagtgaattttcccccaTCTTTAATTTAAGTTCTTGTTCACCTCTCCCCCGGGCGTTTGTTATACAtaacctaataaaaataaataaatttcatagaTAAAAATCCCACCTTAGAACACACCAATTTTACCTACTCCTCCATACATTCAACTTTCCCAACTAGAATGGCTAGATTTATTGTAAGGCTAACGAGCCCAGCCCAAGGGTCCATGAGCCTAAAAGTGGGCTCAGCCCTAACCAAGGACGGGCTCACCAAAAAAGCACGCAGATGGAAATACTTCCCTCAAGAACCCAAGCTCCCCAAAAAGGCTTACACATGGAATCACCCCCCTTGGCTGAGGCCCCAAACGAAAACAAACTAAACAAGGAATCAAGATCTTACCTATTAATAACTTTGCCAGACAGGATACCTCTAGGCATCTTGCCCCATGGTATATCAACAGATGGCACCATTGTGAGAATGATAGTGCTATTCAAGCCATTGTACTCTAAAAGATAAAAGACTACCCATGGTGAACATTCGATCCAGGAGCACTCAGAAGGCCCATGTCGGCACTGTCAGCGAACCGAATCCACAAAAGAATCAGGCAAACCCACAAGTTAAGCTACAATCAAATCCTCAACCCAATCCCCATATCAACCCTTGGGAGAACTCTCAAGAATGTCTCCTCGCTATGGAGGCCCAGCCTAACCATCTTTCAGAAATGATTACTCTTCTACttcaacaaaatttttgaaCTGATGCAACGACACAAACCCAACCTGAATTGCGATGGTGATGCAATTCACAATGTTCAACAGAACCAAATCCCAAAGTTGACGAAGAGGACAGTGAAAGGATCACAGGAATGACATTTAGAAGACCCGTAAGCAAACACACCGTCAAGAAGCCGACGGATGAGTAAATAGTTGCAATTATAGACCAAGTTTGATGAAGTTAATAAGAAAGTTGATGGAGGGCACCCCACAGCAGCCAACAACCTCCTTTGAGAAAGCGCATGCCCTTTTTACCAGGAAGGTGGTTGAGTTGGCTCTCTCGTCAAAATTTTGGGTTTTCCCAATTGACTTGTATGGTGGGAAAAGAGGCCCTGAGGACCACATCAAAACATATCAGGCCAACATGACGCTACAAGGAGCCGCAGATGAAATTATCTGTCGAGCCTTCCCCTTGACCTTGAAGGGACCCGGTCAGAGATGGTTCAACAATCTCCCGTCAGGGTCAATTGAAGCATTTGCCAAACTAGGTAAGAGTTTTCTAACTCATTTCATTGGTACTTGCCGACAGAGAAGGCTGGAGGCATATTTTCTCACAATGAAACATAAGGAACATGAGTCCCTGAAGGACTTCATGGCCGGACTCAATCAAAAGAAACTCTTAGTAGATGATCCCAACGAGAAGGTGGTTCACCCCACACAATCTCTTCATGCCAGAGTTAGCGCAAAGAGCCCTAACAACCATCCAAGAATTCATGAGTGAATTTGAAGAATTCATCAATGCCAAAGAAACAATTAGAGCCTTCACGGAGCAGGCCGAACGAGCTAAAATGACAAACAAGAAGCTGAAAGACCCTCCACAAACGAATGGATCAGGGGGAGAAAACCGCCCCCGAAGAGCCGAGAATCACTTCAAGTCGTTTCAGTAGAGACCTACACTTGTCCGATGACAACCTATAGGGTTCACACTAATCAACACTCCGGCGACGGGAGTGTTGACAATTCAAGGCAATCTGGAATTCAGACGGCCAAGACAAATTAAGTTGGATCCTAATAGTCACGGGAAGGACATGTATTGCAAATTCCACCGAGATTACAGTCATGATACAGAAGACTATTTCGATTTATAGAGGCTGGTAAAGAGATTAATTAAAGAAGGGAAGCTACAAAGGTTCGTGGCTAATCAAGGGACACCACGACCACAACAGGCACGCCGGAAGCCCAAGCAAGATGACTGACGAAACCGATTCCCAAAGATGCCAAGCCCTCAGGGGAGGCGAATTCAACCCAGACAGGAAGGTGCACTTCCAGCAGGCTTAGGTGAGGGAGGTTATATGTGCTTGGAAGACCTACAAAGATTTGGAGGACTAAAGAACTCATTATCACCTTTACTGAAAAAGAAGCCAGGGGAATATAGCACCCCATGATGACACCCCTGGTAGTAACTCTTCTGGTGGCAAACTACATTACCAGAAAGATCCTTATTGACAATGGCAACTCAGTAGACGTACAGTTTATGCCAGCCTTCGGTCAGATGAACTTGGGGCGAAACAAGCTGCAGGTAGTAAGCTCCCAGTTGGTGGGGGACAGGGTTTGTCCTGTCAAAACAATTGACTTGCCTGTTACAATAGAAAGTTCTCCTTGCCAAGTCactacaaatatatatttaaaaaaacaaaaaaacaaaaaaaaaaatcactgtgATGTCACATAGAAAGAGCTGCACTAGAGTATCCAGTTGTTTACCTTGCCTCTGAAGGGATTTCTTGTCTCTGAAAGGCAGGCAGAGATATTTTCATCCTTGATATCTTTTTGGAGAGAAAAGTTAACATTGTTCATTCTACTTCATCCGAGAGAGCAATATAAGGAATCCTGCTGAAACCAAGAAGTATAAGACCAGCACAAATTAGTAAACCCTGTGCCGAATTGGAATCTTGTTTGGTTATTCACCATCTATGGCCTCTCTCACTACCTTCTGGCGCTGAAGCTTCTGGGTAACAAAGAGCACTCCTGTAGTCTCCTTTATATTTCCCTAGAAGAAAATTCGAAGAACTTATATTTAAGTTTCTTCAACAAAACTCTCTACCTTTGAATGAGTCAGAGAGTTGCCATTCAACCTTCACCAATATCCTCATATCATTCTTAAAGAAAGCACATTCAGGCAATGTAGAAAACATAAAAGGCTGTGAAAGTCTTGGGGAAAAGGAGTTAACAATGAAGAGCATAATAACCAGAAGGTACATCAAACCTCAATCAAATGGAATGAAATATCCATCAATTTACATCAAGATGCTTTGACTCGAAGTTCTCTCCCAAAATTTCACATGACATACAAAGTCCTCAACGATTATTGGTACTATACACATACTCCTGCATGTAAAACCATTCAAATCTATAAAAGCATGGCTCCCAAGACTTGCTTTAATCTTAACTGATATAAGATAATCTGAATTATCATTTTCTGACATCCTTACTGAAACAAAAGAATACACGTATCCTCCCTGCAACAAAAACCACTTCTCAATTACTTTCCTGCAATCCAAGAATAAATTGGCTCAGCCACAAAACTGATTTATAGACATCCAATGGAGATATCTTAATCACCTCAAAGGAAGTCAAATACTCTCACTTAATTCCCTGACAGTGACTGAATTCAAGATCAGAATCAATATTTGAGAAACTCATTCCTTCACATAAGCCCCAACGGAATTTGCTTGATCTTCTTAACGCTGACACTGTTCTTACATCATATGTTACATTGTTTCTTCGAGATAATCTCAGCCCACCCTGCAGGAAGGCATGGGAATTTAATTTCAACATTTCTGCTGTGCAATAGAAAGCGAgaatatattttaaggtgttACCCATGCTATCTCTGGGGATTCAGAGACCCTAAGTTGAAGTCGCttcactgaaaaaaaaatatatcagaTGGGCGTATGACAACTAAAGCAATGAAAATTTAACCAATGGTAGTCCAAAGAATCACAAAAGCATGTATAATGTATTTCAAAGCCATAATTATCACTTATTTCTGGCAAAAGGACTCAAATGTCAAATCACACTTCAGATGAAATTGgaacaaaataattgaaatgaAGCATGTGAATTTGGAAAGCACCGAGGGAAACATCTGAGAGATATTTGCATCAAGAAGTATGGTTGAGCTTATAAGCCTGGGCATCCataataactttctttttttcgaGCATGGTATCAAACTATATCCTAGATTCAAAAATTCTAGTATACCAACGCATGAACCACTTACATCTAGCATTGAACCAGCAACAACCATAAGAATTATAATATACTTCCAAGTGTGATGGCAAGTGAGGAGCAAACATATCAAATACTAAAGTATGTAAATGGAAATGGATGCCATAAGTAGTAAACATAACATCCAGGAAAACTACAAGAAAGAGCAGTTTAGATAAAGTTTTTGTATACTTAATTAGGGGAAAAGTTTCACCTTTTAAAAGATATGAGAATCTGGAATTTGTGAATGTCCAGCATGACCTCATGATGAAAGCTTCATCTTAAAAGATCTCTGCAATATAAAACTGAATACAATTCTAAAGACCCAGGCATCAGTTTTCAAATCAATATGAAGGGTCAAACTGCATCACAGTCGCTGTGTGACTGCAACAATATCCAGCACCTAAATGGAAAGGAATCAGtagtaacatttttcttttcacagtTATGTTTATGCATATCTCTCGTGGGAATGGTTAGCATCTcaagaagaagataaaagataaaagatacaATAATGAGCAAATAAATGGCCGTTTAACAAATTATCCATAAATCATCTTGGAAGCAATGGAATGACaaccaaaaaaacaagtaaCCACTTCCATAGAAAAGTGTATTACAAAAagactttttgttttcttaaatataaTTCTAAGACATCTAATTTTCTTCATATGCCCATTTAAAGGAAAATCTCCCTTGCTACTCTAGTTCTCTCATGGCCACACAATTGACCAGCTCTATATCAAAAATTACAATGAATAGCCTATGGCTAATTTTAGAAGAATTGTTGCTCCGCAAAAACAATGAGTAAGctttgaaaaaatggaaaaagaaaaggatctATTGGGATCCAAAATTACATCCCATTTGTGTAGGATTGTTAGACAGCAACATCTCTATGATATCTCAGACAAAATGGTGAGTAGGGTATTCATGCTCATATCCATTATAATCGTAATATAGCCTTTCGCCCTTTGCAATATCACGAGTAGCAACCAAAAAGACTCGGCATTCACCATTAACACTGTATCTCACACATTTACAATTCTGCTTCTTCCTACCTTCCCTGCAAAGAATTCAATTCATTTTAAGCACGGGGGACATCAATATTCTCAACTCAAAGGTAAATCTTAACACGAGGAGTGATGGCAATTTTATTATGTGAAGTTCACTGGAGATTATAGTGCACAAGTGGTGCTGTGGGTGAAGAAAAATATAGGACAAGGTAATATAAGAAGTCATACCATTAGAATTAAGAAaagttcttttgttttcttttttggatttaGCCAGCGTGGACAAACAAACAGAGATAGGTTGAATGGGCTTACAGAGTGTGATTGTTAATGCCATTGATAAACCGCACAATGTTCCCGCGTTTATCAGGGCAGATGACCAAACTTTTAGATGGGTCGTTTGCCAAGAGAAGGGTCATCATACTATCACAATCATCATGTTCCCGGTTTTTAATATAATCCACATCACCCGTGTACTCAGCAATAAACGTCATATCCTTAATCTGGCCATCAGCCTCCACTGTATAACTACATCACGAGATCACAGCAAACCTACTCAATATACAGGTATCATAAATAGTTGCTAGCTCTACAAATGAGTTCAAGTTAAGGTACCCTTCACATGAATCAAAAACTACAATAAGGGGAGCCCATTCGCCTTTTTTACACATAGCTCTGCACTGTTCCAAGGTGTCAGTATCTTCTTTGGAAAGAACCTAACAGAAAAACCACAAACTATAACCAACATTCTAGATGGTAAAATAAAGTATCATCAAGTCCCAATAAAGAGAACCAAAAGTTCGAACgggaaagaaaattgaaagggaaatttcAAGTTCAAACCTGCATTCCACCGTTTTCAAACTTGGCCTGGTTGGCTGACCTAGGCACCATGCCAGGCATGTAAGAGAGATCATCACTGAATTCCATGTGCAGTGCTGTCAAAGCAGTAGCAAGGGAACCCATTTGTTTCAGCCTTTGGGCTGGATCTTCTGTAGGAACAAATGGTAAAAGtctccttcttttcttttgtaacaCCAATGATCCTGAACGTCTCCTACGCTTTCTAGCATCTAGAAGTCAATTGAGAATAAACATAAGAAAAGCATCAAGTTACAATCAATAATCAAATGCATgagaataaatatgaaaaatataaactaaCTGCTTTAGGATTTATATGGCATGATCTCTGctaaaaaaaatgctcatacaatcaaaaagtaaaaaagccATATGAAGACAGAAGACGTTAGCTTCATAAGTATGCATTGTCCTTCTTAGAAATTTTTatgatattaaaaaactaattggTTTAGGATTTATATGACAGCACTATTGcccccacacaaaaaaaaagaagaaatgaaaaaccTACAAATAAGAGAATAGATGCTAGAATGCTCCAAGAAGAGCCCAAGTAACCCAAGATTTATGCATTAGGGTATCAGCACTTGCAGCTTTTTTTTATCAAGCATATGAGtcatatattttcaaatatgtATTGGGAGCAATCTACAATAAGACAAGATTTCTGTTCAATCCTAGCAACTTTTTGATTGACTACAAAAAAGAATCATGTTTCACAATTCTACTACATTAGGAAATGTTCCACTTATATCATAGGCCATTTTTCATAAACTTAACCCTTGTAGTTTCTCGCCTTCCTCTTGTGCCCTCATCTTGAATTATATCACTCCCTTTTGACAATGAAATCAGTGCTATTCATTCAACAAAATCCACTTTTTACCAACTTTGAAGTTTCCCCTATCACCAAGCAGTCTCATCTACTTTTGCTAAagaattaaatgaaatttcatATCAAGTAATTTAGCTcaatttttatcacaaaatGGAAATATCTTCAACCCTGATTATTGTGTGGCCAAAACAAGAATTACCATTATCAAGCACTAAATTTATAGTCTACTTGGaatttatttacattttaaaaGTGTATGCTTAAGTAGCTATCTAGAAACACCTTTCTGATTCATCCACCAGTACCTAAGAAAATGATCACTCTTACatatcaaatgattgaaaccgTTCAATCATCTTCATGCCctattttttcaacaaaatcaaattgaatATGTACATCATGTTCGAGGAGAGTCTCATGAAGGAGGGGTGGCCGTGTCTGCTGTGGGAGAGACATGGCCGTGGGGATGTCCATTGGGAGGGGGTGGCAGCACGGCCACCCCTCTGTTGTAGGAGGGGATGATCACGCAGCCACCCCATCTCCTCTAGGGGGGTGGCTGTGCGCCCACTCCTATCTGCTATGGGAGAGGGTGGTTGTGCAGCCACCCCTATCCTACACCAGCAGGGTGGGCGCATGGCCACCTCCCACAACAGAGGGGTGGTCGCTGCCTCCCATAGGAGATGGGCATGGCCGCGCGGCCACCCTCCCCCTCAACAAACCctcctcatctttttctttattaacaTCATTGCCGATGAAGCATTTTTAATGACATGGCATTTATGATATGGCATTTTTAATGACATGGGGATCCATCATGCCATGTGACAGACGTGGTGAAGCTAATTGTGCCATGTACAAGGACAgagctagagcttggaatggGTAGTggccaagggccaaaaaatttagTGGGTAGGGgccactaaaaaaaataataataataataataaattaaaaataaaattaaaaataaaaaataaaaaattagcttataaaatTTTGTCTCCTTGGGTTAGAGGAGGGGGGGGGAGGGCATGGCCAACACCAGCCACCCCAGCACCATTTCTGCATGTATACACGTGTGGCAATAATATGGGTACGAAGTAGCATTCTGCcagaaaatttaacaaaagtggGACGAATAGAGTGATTTGATAACGGATTAAACCTTAAGGATCAATCTAACCAATTTTGAACCTTAGTGAGTAATTTGATAAAAGCTAAAACCTTAGGGACTTCAACTGTATTTTCCCCTTGAAACTTAATGGAGCATATTTTATAAGTCAATAATCATTTACATTAACTTTTTGGTCTTTAAAAGTTCCAAAGGGTTGTAAGATGTAAGTGGCTTGAGATGAAGTagtcttttgtcttttttgtttctttaatggAAGCATAAGGATGGGTTTTAAATCAAATAAGGTGGCATCTTGACCTTCAATTACATTACTCAAAATAGAAACTTGAAGGACTAGAGAATACAATTTGCAGTTGGTTAAGTCAGTAGTTGTACAAAAGTTCTCTTAACtcatgctttcttttttttgcctCTGATGACACATCAACTCCTCTTTAGAAATCTATGAAAATGGATTACCacataaaaatatcaaatgttTTACTACTCAGGTTGCACACACATAAAAGCATGCACACATGCACCCATAAAAGGAGTGAGGGCCTTTCAGAAGATCATGTAAAAGAGATGAACAACATGAAGAGGGAAATAGTTAGAAAACATTGAATGAGAGATTAGGCATCATTTTTTCTAAATCTTGGAAAATATTACAAGTTAAAGGAGGCCAACAAGTGCAATATGCATATCTTAAAATAGATAGATTCAAGAGATCAACAAGGAAAATCGCTAGATGACAACAAAAGGTGCACTAGACCCCCTAACCTTCTTAAGGCataggggcatttttttttcataagtaatcGACATATAACATTAAAAGCGTAGCTGCGTAAGGCACGCCTAAGTATACATAAATTATACAAGAGAAAGCACCTAATTAGAAGGagcaaaaagaataaagaattcACTATAACTATTTCCATTCCGGAACTGCATACAATCCGCCACCCACGCATCCTTATAAATGAATAATTCTGAAAATGAGAACTTTAAAGGTTGTTCCCTACAccaaacatcatgccaaaaccgCACCTTAGTTCCATCTCCTAcctcatacctcacaaatttaGAAAAACCTTCCCACTCCCTCCTTatacatttccacactcccacacCAAAGGGCCCCCCAACCTCCTTAGCACATCAGCCTTCCCTCAAAGGCTCAAACTATCATACTTAATGTCCACCACCAATCTCCACAAGTCCTCCCTCTCCATAGTATACCTCCACAACCACCTACCCAAAAGGACCCGATTAaactaaatcaaaattttcacccACAAACCCCCTAAAATGATCGGAGTACCACTCCTACCGGAATAGGGAACAGGGAAAAATAATACATCAGAAAATTAGAAGTAGTACTTTTTATCAAAGTTAATCTACCTACCTTTGATAATTAAAGCCTCTTGCAACCCGCCAACTTATGTCCCATCTTCTCAATAATGTCATTCCAAATGGTAGAAGCCTTATACGGAGCTCGCAAaagaagacccaaatacttcattgGCAAAGAAGCCACTCTACACCCAAGAATGCTAGCCAAGCCTTCCACATCACCCACATCGCCTACACAAACAATCT
Protein-coding sequences here:
- the LOC132166547 gene encoding probable Histone-lysine N-methyltransferase ATXR5 isoform X2, which produces MAPATSSSSSTAKRLIRFSGSLRRTEAPRRPTPPPSPPPKKLKPMAEVMAKARHAVVERVDYSDASCQQCGSGDRADELLLCDKCDKGFHMKCLRPIVVRVPIGSWLCPKCSGRRRVRSFSQKKIIDFFRIQKCTDKKDARKRRRRSGSLVLQKKRRRLLPFVPTEDPAQRLKQMGSLATALTALHMEFSDDLSYMPGMVPRSANQAKFENGGMQVLSKEDTDTLEQCRAMCKKGEWAPLIVVFDSCEGYTVEADGQIKDMTFIAEYTGDVDYIKNREHDDCDSMMTLLLANDPSKSLVICPDKRGNIVRFINGINNHTLEGRKKQNCKCVRYSVNGECRVFLVATRDIAKGERLYYDYNGYEHEYPTHHFV
- the LOC132166547 gene encoding probable Histone-lysine N-methyltransferase ATXR5 isoform X1, giving the protein MAPATSSSSSTAKRLIRFSGSLRRTEAPRRPTPPPSPPPKKLKPMAEVMAKARHAVVERVDYSDASCQQCGSGDRADELLLCDKCDKGFHMKCLRPIVVRVPIGSWLCPKCSGRRRVRSFSQKKIIDFFRIQKCTDKKGKFASPQDARKRRRRSGSLVLQKKRRRLLPFVPTEDPAQRLKQMGSLATALTALHMEFSDDLSYMPGMVPRSANQAKFENGGMQVLSKEDTDTLEQCRAMCKKGEWAPLIVVFDSCEGYTVEADGQIKDMTFIAEYTGDVDYIKNREHDDCDSMMTLLLANDPSKSLVICPDKRGNIVRFINGINNHTLEGRKKQNCKCVRYSVNGECRVFLVATRDIAKGERLYYDYNGYEHEYPTHHFV